From the genome of Oryza glaberrima chromosome 1, OglaRS2, whole genome shotgun sequence:
CAGAAAGTCTACAATTTTTAGTCGTCACCCGCCCGCCCGCGCCCCCAGGTCACCGTCCCTCGTCGCACGCGTAGCAATAACATCGCACACTCACGCGGTCACGCGCGAGCACCGCCACCCCCCGCACCGCGCCCCGCCGAGTCACTCCGCACTCGCGCTCACACTCGCTATAGtggagtggaggaggcggctgaTCTGTTTGCCCCACGACCGCCGCGAGTAGAGCAAGTAAGCTCGCACCGCACCGAAACCGCAGTGCGTTCTCCTTTTCTAGTGTTCGCCCGCCGCCATCCACACGCCGTGCCGCAGATCCTATCTCCCGTCCGCGGCGGCCGAAGCAATCGGACGAATTCGTCCCCCCCTGCTTCGCCTCCTCTTCGCTGTGTAGTTTGTGAGCGATGCGAGCGGATCGTCTGATGGCGGAGGGGGGCAAGCGGATCGACCTGGGGGCGCCGCTCCGGTCGGTGCGCCACGCCGACGCGCTGCCCTACTACAAGGCCGACCTCAACTCCGGCCCCGTCCGCCACCCCGGCGCGGTGCCCTTCGTCTGGGAGCAGCGGCCCGGGCAGCCAAAGAGCGTCCGcacccgccgcgcgccgccgtcgcccatgaCCGCGTCCCATCCTCAGCCGCTGGAGCACGGCGTGGAGGATGAGATCGACGGGAGCCCATACCACGACGCCCTCGGGGAGCACTATGTGGGGATACTCCATGGCGTGGACGCGTCCCCCGCCTGTTCCCGGACTggcgctccggcgccggcgccggcgcgtgaTGAGAAGAGGGCgcaggtggcggaggcggcggtgttaCAGGCGAAGAAGGAAGTGACGGAGAAGCAGGTGGTGTCCGTGGCGGCGGTACTGCGGAAGggagatgacgacgacgacgatgaggagagGTTCTCGGACGCGCTCGACACGCTCTCCAGGACGGAGTCCTTCACCGTGAACTGCAGCGTCAGCGGCCTCAGCGGCATGCCAGAGCCcacctcccgtgccgccgccggcgctgagGCAGGCGTACGCGGCATCATGATGGATAGATTCCTCCCGGCTGCGCAGGCGGTGGCCATAGGCTCCCCGCAGTACACCTTCCGGAAGGCCGGGGCAGCCAGCGCCACGAGCAATTCTGGCCGCGAGCTTGCGCGTGCAGCTGGGTCTAACGCGAGTGGAAGCAGTGGCGATGATCCCGGGAGGAGGACGCCCGTCCAGCTCCCCTACCAGCATTTGCCTCCCAATTATTTGTCTTGCAGCTATCCCAGACGTGAGGAGCAGGAagatgaagacgacgacgatgactaTGATGTGCATAGCACCCGGGGTTTTGCCTCCAAGGGATGTGGCTTGCTCCCTAGTCTCTGTGTGAAGAGTTCATTGTTACTTCTGAATCCAATGCCTGCGATGAAGCGTGGCAAGCCGCGGGGGAATGGGAGAGTCCGGGAGTTCGCATCCAAAGGCAGGGGACGAGGGGCGCCGAGTCCGCTTGCCCGGAGCTCACAAAACAAGCATCTTGGGTGTGCTTCCAACGGGGTACTGATGCAGATACATGTTACACAGTCCATTTCATGAGTTCAGAATTTATGCTACTTGTTATTAGTGCTAGGGATGAGTAACATCTCACTGTATATTGTGTTGCAGCAGTCCTGGGAGGATGTATACAAGCACAAATTAGAGCAGAAGTATGTTCGTCCAGGAGAGGATGGGAGGAGCAAGCTGACAAGTGAATCAAACCAGCTGACGTTCTGGAGTGACTCGCAGGCGGGCAATGGGTCTTCACCATTCCATCATTCCGCAGGTGGTGGTATGTCTCCCTATTACAGGGATGTTGTCCTGTCATCATCGAGTAAGGCAGATGAGTCTTTTGGAACAGGGGTAAAAGAAGACAAAATGAGTAGTAGTAATGGTTCCAGCTCACTTGGAAGAGACCATGATCGTGGTTCATTGCTTGGATCAGACCGCAGTAGTTTAAAGGGGTCAAGCTCCATTAGCTCAGGGCTGGATAGACCAGTGCATGTAGAATCAATGGATCACCGTGGAGATATTGACTCAGAAACTAGCCACTCGGTTCTGTTACTGGATTCAAGGACATCACTGGATGCTGGTGGGTGTGGCTCTCAGCTTGGAGAACAGATTGTCGGGAAAAACCCTATTGGGAAAGGTGAAGATAATGATCCATTGACAGAAAGGGTCTCTGAAGTTACAGAATGCACGTTGTTAGCACCTTCTGAAAAGTTAAGATCAGTGAATTTGGATGATGGGAAAACTTCTGGTCATCTGGAAGATAGTAGTGTTTCCAAAAGGGATATGCCTTTGCAATCTCTACTCCCATTACCAGTCCCAAGATCACCTTCAGAATCTTGGCTTTCTCGCACTTTACCATCCGTAACAAGCAAACCACCAGTGCCATCTTTTCTTGGAATTCAATTGCAGTCGAAGAAACAAACTCCCTGGGCCTCAATTCAGCCAAAGGAGAATAATGTTAAACCTCCTAGGCCACGACAGATAAGATTTGCAGATGTAATActtatttttcttctgttttgctTATATTTCCAATTGTCACAGAGCCATTGCTGAACATTCATTTTGGCTGCTTGTTTTAGGTGGTAGAAAGGCCTAATTCATTGGATGCTGAGATATGATGTCTTCCCTCAAGACCAATATCTGTTCATAATGCCTTGAAGGACAGCACGGCCATGTATCTGCCAGCGCCCAAATTTTCCCTGGATGCCCCCCTCAGTTTGCTGTCGCAATCTTGGCTATTAGCAGCTTTTTTGTATACCAGTACATAGGTAATTGTCGTTGTGCATGCCATATTTGCGTACTCTGTGAACTCAAGGTAAGTTGGCGTTGGCTTAAATCTGTTGTAAATCACATATCTATACAGCATAGCTTCTGTTTGCTTCCTTACAGTCCATACATCATGTAGTACTCTTTAGTCCATAAAAGGTTGAGTTGATCATCAAATGTAATTGCATGTATCATAGAATAAAATGGCACAAGAAGTCAGGCTTCCATGCCTGATATTTGTCAGCTCAAATGTATATCCTCCCTGAGCTTTTTCTCATGTGATTCCAGTAATACTCTCATTTGTCTTGTCTGGTTCATGTACAGATTGCCATGCCATGATAGACAGCAGTTTTATTTGGTACATTGTTGCCGGAATGCCGGCTATTCTATTTGCCACGTTGCTCGTGACTCTTTCGCATTGATCATACTACTGTATCATTAGCATTTAGCAGGAAGCTTGAAAACCTGTCAAGCTTTCGAGGTGTTGTAGTAAGTGGTATCCTCGGATGAACGAAGCAACCTAGATGCTTGACACACGATCTGGACCAAGATGCCCTCTTGTTGAAAAGGGGGAACTACAGGTGGAAAGCACACCTGTTCACCAAAGTGATTCAAATGCTAATCATCGTCACTCATTTGGTCCTGACAGGGTGCATACTTGTGTATCTGATTTCAGGGATTAGAGTAGCCATGGCACTGGGCATAATATTAGATGGTAGTCATCTACTGCTCTGAATATGTGCGGTTCACCTTAGGACACTACTAGTGCTATTTTAGTTAGTGATAGATATTTTCTGCACTTCATCCTGACTGCACAGTAGACGGATGCAACGTGTTCTACTCGCTAATAATGGCACATCATGTTTTGCCATTTGCGATActcttatcatccatttaacaATCCTGTACAACTGGCCTTTTAGGAGATATTGCCAAGTGAGATGGCCTTTGGCAGTTCGGGAAGATCATGCTCCATTAGCAAGCCTACAATTTAAGTGTATTAAGTGAACTATTCTGAACTTCAGTTTACATGTCCAGACAAGTAGGAGTAGGTAAAATCATCAAAGTAATTTGAATTTCAATGTCCCTGCATgcttattttttctttcataaaCAGATATAAAGTTCAGTTCGGTTCGAACAGCTCTGAATCTCTGATATGCCCCAAACAATCTCTgattttttgggacggaggaagttgAAGCAGAAGAGAGTGAGCAGAAATGAGTAGTTGCCGCCAGGGGCACAAGCAAGCCTAGGGCTGCTTGGGTTGAGCCCTAGGCTTGCCTCCATAATCATGCTTAAATTCTCTTAATTCACCATGTAATTTTTCGAGGAAAATACTCCATTAGTTGAGCCCTACTTAGCCTTTGGCTTTGATAATTTCTTGCTCCGCCAACTGCAAAAAACGTTTTGGGAAGTAGTTTGAGAGAGTGATGTTTAGTCAGACAAACAAGTTAATtgcgaaagggcatgtagcttAGTGGTTATAAGAGTCTCAGTAGCACCTTAGATCCTAGGTTCGACTCTCcgtgggagcgaatttttcaggatttaacggcgttgtgctttgcgtgcgtgtgttcataggggtgaattctcaaaaaaaaaaaaacaaactgtcggagaatgaactcctccaccagggaactgggggcagcgggtgagattcgaggatttGGTGAGCGAAACTGTGTGGTCTTGAGGGGGTTAGGCCCCTCCAAGACGATCAGACcaaagaggtttatacaggttcgggccgctatgaagcgtaatatcCTACTCATgtgcatgattgattgaatgtaCAACACTAGTGCTTGGGGTTGCGAGACCCAAGCGTCAGTTCACTCGAAAGTCCCCCCCTCcaccactaggcctggacctccttttatacctcaagggattaccacatgggcccaacaacctaacctagctccggtggagaagtattataatctttgcattaaatgcatgtcttgtctcttgacttgggaagccaagcacacgtcgtcttgatgatggggcccgtcaaatcttgccgcctgacacggggggtgcccctattagtcaccatttaatgggtgaagacttctgggctcctgttacaccgggaaacgggagcaTTGCTTTGATCAGAGcaggaggaccgactccggctgggataagaggatgagaacctctcaccatcactatttgatgggacatgtcaggctgcacaccgcctgacacacgagcagcgcacagGCGCACTAGCGAGTCCCAttggtcattcgaccggtcacataccggttgagtgcactgcacgccacattaaatgcggcgtggcgcgactGCTTGggacgccataaatgcgggtaggtgggcacctgaaggcggacacctaacccaccgtacgtggtgacctagagagggggtcgggagagcccgacccctagtcacaggagggggcagccgccgcccgacctcgggcccgatcccccctcgaggggggggggggggagccacgtggcgcctggggcggccttctccctctagtctcggccaggtagtggccgccaccctacctcgggcccgacccccctcgggggagggccacgtggcattggagggaagcctcctccatccagtctctgggaaggagtggccgccgttCTACCTCGGGCCTGCTTCCCTCCATCCAGTCTCtaggaaggagtggccgccgttctacctcgggcctgactcccctcgagggagggccacgtggcatcgagggacagcctcctccgactagtctttgaggaaggagtggccgccaccccacctcaggcctgactcccctcgggggagggccacgtggcatcggggggcagcctcctccgactagtctttggggaaggagtggccgccaccccacctcgggcttgactcccctcgggggagggccacgtggcatcggggggcaacctcctccctctaaacctgatacccccgggcccatatcaccgacagtagcccccggcgtTAGCCCTGACCAAAACTTTCCCCAGGTGGTCAGGGTTGATGCCACTTTCCTAGTCTGATGATATGTGGGCCCGATCTCTTATTCTTTCTTTGCTGGCACTAGGACCCATGCGCCTTTTTTGCCCCAGCCTGAGGGTGACTCGCTAGCCCGTATCTTAGGCTGTGAACTTATTTTCTGTATATATTCAGCAAACGTTGTTATATTCTCTCGGGCCCGTGACCTTACGCCGCGTACCTCGCTTGCCCCTGCCATTTGTTAACCTCTGTTCATGTTCTACTTCATCTATTCAAACGATTATTTTCGTGAGTGTGAGGACTGAACTTTCCATAGCCAGCAATCTTCACCCACGATCAAGCTAAGCTGGGcaccgtagccagccggcggggccaaagccagccgctacggaagagctaGCATAGGGGACCCCGGGCGTCGACGGTACCCAAAGCTCGACACAaggctaggatagagctaggaatcgtagcccccGCACTTTAAGCAAAGAATCGTTTGAATGGATGAagcgaatacaaactttttgttacCAAGGAAGGCAAGCCGGCGCGCGACACATAGGTACCGCGGGAccgcgaggaagagatgggcgagacataaatataagcaacaATAATTTTATGCAAACGATTATCTTCGCGCGAGTGTGAGGATTGAACTTTCTATAGCCAGCAATCTTCGCCTGCGATCAAGTGAAGCTGAGCGTCGTAACCAGCCGACGGggccaaagccagccgctacggaagagctaGCACAGGGGGCCCCGGGCGTCAACGGTACccagagctcgacgcagggctaggatagagctaggaatcgtagcccccaCACTTATAGCAAAGAATTGCTTGTATGAATGAAGCAAACACAAACCTTTAGCTCGAAGAGGGCCCCCCACCATGGGTTCCGAACCATCTTGGGAAGCCTGTGACCACTTAGCAAACGAGGTCAGGTTTCCACGAGCCTGTGTCCCCATGCTACACATTCTGTTTGCTCTTTTCTTTCGGTGGCCTCCTTCcaatctcttttccttctaCATGGACGATTACTTTCGTATGAGTGTGAGAGCCGAAAACTCTAGAGCCAGCAATTCCCGTCCACAGTTGAGCCAGGCCAGGTaccgtagccagccggcgggaccAAAGCCAGCCGttacggaagagccagcacagggtgTCCCGGGCGTCGACGGCACCCGGGGCTCAACTTAAGGCTAGTATAAGGCTAGAAAACttagcccccacacttagcgAAGAATCGTTTATGTAGATGGGAGAGAGGTTGGGCTCTTACCACCGAGGGAGCAAACAAATGCGCAACACGCGGGCGTCGCAGGGCCATGAAAATAGAATGGGGGAAATAAATATAAGATTTCAAGCTaatgaattgaaaaattgaaaatacttgAAGCTTGAAAGGACGATCAGTTGAGCCGGGCCGGGCACtgtagccagccggcgggaccaaagccagccgctacaGAAGAGCTAGCATAGGGAGTCCCAGGCTTCGACGGCACTCGGAGCTCAAAATTGCAGGAGTCCTCCCAGGAGTGAACCGAGGCGGTAGCAGGTTCATGGGCCAACCCCGTGCTTGGCCCCTAAGGGTCATGAGGAAGACGTTCACCATGACTCGGTCGCCACCCCCCGCCGCCTCTATGATCGCCGTGCAGATCTGGAGGGACTCCGAGGGGTCGGCGCCATCGTCGTACTTCTCGGTGAGGCAAGGCTGGAGCTTTGGGGGCCCTCGGACATTCCGAAGACTCGCCACAAAGACCTGGTAGCCAAGCTTATCTAGTGGGGATGTGGGGGGCCTTGCCCCCTGCCTAGGGTGGCGCGACACTCCTGAGGATGCTGCGCCTTCCCCCGTAGCGACGGTGCGACACTCACCACGCCAGCGCTCGAAAGAACCTCAAAAATGACGAACAcgccccctacctggcacgccagatgtcggagaatgaactcctccaccagggaaccgtgaggcccccctttgtgagttcggccgagggcagcgggtgagattcgaggatttGGTGCGCGAAACTGTGTGGTCTTGAGGGGGTTAGGCCCCTCCAAGACGATCAGACcaaagaggtttatacaggttcgggccgctataaagcgtaataccctactcctgtgcatgattaattgaatgTAGAACACCAGTGCTTGGGGTTGCGAGACCCAAGCGCCAGTTCGCTCGGAAGTTCCCCCCCTCC
Proteins encoded in this window:
- the LOC127760077 gene encoding uncharacterized protein LOC127760077 isoform X2, producing MRADRLMAEGGKRIDLGAPLRSVRHADALPYYKADLNSGPVRHPGAVPFVWEQRPGQPKSVRTRRAPPSPMTASHPQPLEHGVEDEIDGSPYHDALGEHYVGILHGVDASPACSRTGAPAPAPARDEKRAQVAEAAVLQAKKEVTEKQVVSVAAVLRKGDDDDDDEERFSDALDTLSRTESFTVNCSVSGLSGMPEPTSRAAAGAEAGVRGIMMDRFLPAAQAVAIGSPQYTFRKAGAASATSNSGRELARAAGSNASGSSGDDPGRRTPVQLPYQHLPPNYLSCSYPRREEQEDEDDDDDYDVHSTRGFASKGCGLLPSLCVKSSLLLLNPMPAMKRGKPRGNGRVREFASKGRGRGAPSPLARSSQNKHLGCASNGSWEDVYKHKLEQKYVRPGEDGRSKLTSESNQLTFWSDSQAGNGSSPFHHSAGGGMSPYYRDVVLSSSSKADESFGTGVKEDKMSSSNGSSSLGRDHDRGSLLGSDRSSLKGSSSISSGLDRPVHVESMDHRGDIDSETSHSVLLLDSRTSLDAGGCGSQLGEQIVGKNPIGKGEDNDPLTERVSEVTECTLLAPSEKLRSVNLDDGKTSGHLEDSSVSKRDMPLQSLLPLPVPRSPSESWLSRTLPSVTSKPPVPSFLGIQLQSKKQTPWASIQPKENNVKPPRPRQIRFADVVERPNSLDAEI
- the LOC127760077 gene encoding uncharacterized protein LOC127760077 isoform X1, with amino-acid sequence MRADRLMAEGGKRIDLGAPLRSVRHADALPYYKADLNSGPVRHPGAVPFVWEQRPGQPKSVRTRRAPPSPMTASHPQPLEHGVEDEIDGSPYHDALGEHYVGILHGVDASPACSRTGAPAPAPARDEKRAQVAEAAVLQAKKEVTEKQVVSVAAVLRKGDDDDDDEERFSDALDTLSRTESFTVNCSVSGLSGMPEPTSRAAAGAEAGVRGIMMDRFLPAAQAVAIGSPQYTFRKAGAASATSNSGRELARAAGSNASGSSGDDPGRRTPVQLPYQHLPPNYLSCSYPRREEQEDEDDDDDYDVHSTRGFASKGCGLLPSLCVKSSLLLLNPMPAMKRGKPRGNGRVREFASKGRGRGAPSPLARSSQNKHLGCASNGQSWEDVYKHKLEQKYVRPGEDGRSKLTSESNQLTFWSDSQAGNGSSPFHHSAGGGMSPYYRDVVLSSSSKADESFGTGVKEDKMSSSNGSSSLGRDHDRGSLLGSDRSSLKGSSSISSGLDRPVHVESMDHRGDIDSETSHSVLLLDSRTSLDAGGCGSQLGEQIVGKNPIGKGEDNDPLTERVSEVTECTLLAPSEKLRSVNLDDGKTSGHLEDSSVSKRDMPLQSLLPLPVPRSPSESWLSRTLPSVTSKPPVPSFLGIQLQSKKQTPWASIQPKENNVKPPRPRQIRFADVVERPNSLDAEI